The Onychomys torridus chromosome 4, mOncTor1.1, whole genome shotgun sequence genome includes a window with the following:
- the LOC118581921 gene encoding WAP four-disulfide core domain protein 15A-like, whose translation MKPRSLTLFTTTILLCLSMVQPKTKKKRVTTPKPGYCPEFFLPCPFVRLPVCKLDKGCKGIKKCCFYYCQMRCVEPWTTTI comes from the exons ATGAAACCAAGAAGTCTTACACTGTTCACAACAACCATCCTCCTTTGCCTCAGCATGGTGCAGcctaaaacaaagaagaaaagag TAACGACGCCAAAACCTGGGTACTGCCCGGAATTTTTTCTCCCCTGCCCGTTTGTCCGCTTACCCGTATGCAAGCTTGATAAAGGGTGCAAGGGCATCAAAAAGTGCTGCTTCTACTACTGTCAGATGCGCTGTGTGGAACCTTGGACGACCACGATTTGA